From the genome of bacterium:
GGGGAGATCTTCGATCTGCTGGGCGCAAGGATGGGCGTGGTGCGCGGCCACCGCACGGCCGCGCGGATCTCGCCGGCCGCGCTCGAACCGGCCGCGGCCGGGGGAGGCGCCTCGCCGTCACTCATCCTGGTGGTCGCCGACCGCCTCTTCACCCAGGGAAGCATGACCGGTCGGTGCCGTGGCCTGAACGACCTAGCCGGCACTGCTCACTGTTTGATCCACCCTACCGATGCGGCCCGAGCCGACGTGAAAGACCTCGGCCTGGTAGAGCTTGTTACCGAGCACGCTTCGGTGGTCGTGCAGGCCCGCGTGAGCGGTGTCACGCTCCCAGGTCAGGTCCTGGTGTACCGCGGCTACGACGGCGCCCCGGTGCACACGATGGTGCGCTGGTCTCCTGCGCCGACCGGCGTTGAGATACGGCCGGTGGCGCCGCCAGAAGGGGAGACGCCGTGATCTCGGTCGTTCTAGTTGCCGCGATCAAGAGCGTCCTTATCCTGGCAACGGTGCTGGCCGGATTTGCGTACGCGACCCTGCTGGAGAGGCGGCTGCTCGCCCGCTTCCAGCTGCGCCACGGCCCCAACCGGGTCGGCCCGTTCGGGCTGTTCCAGCCCATTGCCGACGGGATCAAGCTGATCTTCAAGGAGAACTTTGTGCCGGCGGCCGCCGACCGGTTCGTCTACTGGCTCGCACCCACCATCTCGATGGTCGCCGCGCTGTTCGTCTACGCCGTGATCCCCATCGGGCCGGATATCCGCTTCTTCGGAACCACGGTGCCGCTCTACGTCGCCGACGTCAATGTGGGCATCCTGCTGGTGCTCGGCGCCTCGTCCATCGGCGTGTACGGCGTAATCCTGGGCGGCTGGTCGTCCAACAACAAGTATGCGCTGCTGGGCTGTCTCCGGTCGGGCGCCCAGTTGATCAGCTACGAGCTGGCCATCGGGCTGGCCGTGGTTTCCGTGGTCTTGACCGCGGGATCGCTCAGTCTGGTGGACATCGTGAACGCGCAGCAGCGGCTCTGGTTCGTGGCTTTCCAGCCGGTGGGGTTCCTGATCTTCTTCATAGGCGCGCTCGCCGAAACGAATCGCGCGCCGTTCGACCTGCCCGAGGCAGAGCAGGAACTGATCGCCGGGTTCCACACGGAATACGGCGGCTTCAAGTTCGCGATGTTCTACGCCGGCGAGTACGTCGGCGTCATCACGATGAGTCTGCTTGTCACCACGCTGTTCCTCGGTGGGTGGCACGGGCCGCTGCTGCCCGGCCCCCTATGGGTGGCGATCAAGACCTTCGCATTCGTGTGCCTGTTCATCTGGATTCGGGCAACGATGCCGCGGGTTCGCCACGATCAGTTGATGGCCTTCGGTTGGAAGGTACTGGTCCCGCTCGGCCTGCTGAACGTCGTCGCCACGGCCGTGATCGTAGCGCTGGTGGGAGGGTAGTCGGTGCCGGGCCTGTTCAGGCAGTCCATCGCGCTCCTGCGGGGCCTCCTGATTACCGGCCGGTACCTGTTCCGGCCTCCGGTGACCATTCTGTACCCGGAGGTCAAGACTCGGGTCGCGCCGCGGTTCAAGGGGCGGCACTGGTTGACGCTCTATGCCGACGGCGTTGAGCGCTGTGTGGGGTGCGAGCTCTGCGTGATAGTCTGCCCGTCCCAGGCGATCTACGTGAGGGCCGCGGAGAACACGCCCGAACGCCAGATCAGCAAGGGCGAGCGCCACGCCGACCAGTTCCAGATCAACATGCTGCGGTGCATCTTCTGCGGCTTCTGCGAGGAGGCCTGTCCCACCGGCTCCATCGTGCTGGGGCAGGACTACGAGCTGGCCGGCTACTCGCGCGCCTCGCTGATCTACACGAAGCCGATGCTGACCGAGCCCTACCCCGGAGCCTCGGGCCGCGATCCGGGGCGGGAGGTGTAGCGGGCAGATGGAGTGGGTCATCTTCGTCCCGGCCGCAGCGACGGCCGTCGCCGGAGGGGTGGCCGTGATCACCGCGCGCCAGCCCGTGCACAGCGCGATCGCGCTTCTGGTGGTCCTGGCCGCGATGGCGGTCAACTACCTGCTGCTGGCCGCGCAGTTCATCGCCGTACTCCAGGTGATCATCTACGCCGGCGCGATCGTGGTGTTGTTCCTCTTCGTGATCATGTTGCTGCACGCCAGGTCGGGCGAGGGCCCGGTTGAGAAGTTGCCGCGCCAGCGCGGCGCGGCGGCGGTCTTCGCGGCGTTGTTCCTGGCGGCCCTGCTTGCCGGCAGCCTGGCGGCGGCGAGACCGTTGGCGCCTGCACCCGAGGGGTTCGGCACGGCTCAGCAGGTGGGCGAAGCTCTGTTCGTGACGTACCTGCTGCCGTTCGAGATGGCGTCGGTGATCCTGATGGTGGGCATCGTCGCCGCGGTGGTCGTGGTCAAACGAGGGCCGCCCGCCGGAAGAGGAGGGCGGTAGCCCGTGGTACCGACCTCGGCCTACCTGGCGCTCAGCGCGGTGCTATTCACCATTGGCGTCGTGGGGGTGCTGGTCCGCCGCAACGCCCTGATCGTGTTCATGTCCATCGAGCTGATGCTGAACTCGGTGAACCTGGCCTTCATTGCGTTTGCCAGGCAGCACCTTGGTATTGACGGGCAGGTGATCGTGTTCTTCGTGCTGGTGGTCGCGGCGGTGGAGGTCGTCGTGGGGCTGGCGCTTATCGTGGAGATCTTCCGGTCGCGGTCCACCGTGGACATTGACGACGTGGATCTGCTGCGGGGTTAGCCGATGAGCTTCGTGCCCTTGATTCTGGTGTGGCCGCTGCTGGGCTGGCTCGTCAACGGGCTGGCGGGCCGCCGGTTCTCCCGCACCGTCTCGGGGCTGGTGGCGTGCGCGACGGTCGGGGCGAGCTTCGCCACCGCGGCGCTGGCGCTGGCGGCCTACGTGCAGGCCTCGGCGGCACAGGCTGCATCCGCGGCAGAGGGAGCATCGCAGACGGCGCTGTCGGTGATTGTGCCGCTGTTCACCTGGCTGGGCGCGGGCGACCTGTGGGTCCAGGCCAGCCTGCAGGTGGATGCCCTGTCGCTGACCATGGCGCTGGTCGTTTCCGGTGTCGGGTTCCTTATCCACGTCTACTCGATCGGCTACATGGCGCACGACCCAGACGTTTCGCGGTATTTCGCCTACCTGAACCTGTTCATCTTTGCCATGCTACTGCTGGTTATGGCCGGCAACCTGCTGGTGCTGTTCGTGGGCTGGGAGCTGGTGGGGGTGTGCTCCTACCTGCTGATCGGGTTCTGGTTCGCGCGGCCGGCCGCGGCGGCGGCGGGGCGCAAGGCGTTCGTGGTCAACCGGATCGGCGACGCTGCGTTCCTGCTGGGGCTGTTCCTGCTCTTCACCGCGCTGGGCACGCTGGACATCCCGGAGATCCGCAACCGCGTGGGCGAGTTGCCGGACGGCCTGAGGCTGGCAGCCGCTCTGCTGTTGTTCGCAGGGGCCACCGGCAAGTCGGCGCAGCTCCCGCTGCACGTCTGGCTGCCCGACGCCATGGAAGGGCCGACCCCTGTCTCGGCCCTGATCCACGCCGCCACCATGGTGACCGCGGGGGTGTTCCTGGTCGCCCGCCTGGATACGTTGTTCCTGTCGTCGCCGAATGCCCTGGCGGTGATCGCCATCATCGGCGCCCTCACGGCGTTCTACGCCGCAACGGTGGCGCTGCGGCAGCACGACCTCAAGCGGGTGCTGGCCTACTCCACGATCAGCCAGCTCGGCTACATGTTCGTGGCGATGGGCGCGCTCGCGCCGGCGATAGGCATCTTCCACCTGGTGACACACGCGTTCTTCAAGGCGCTGCTGTTCCTCTCCGCCGGCAGCGTGATGCACGCGATGCACGACGTGATTGACATGCGGCGTCTGGGCGGACTGGCCCGGACGGTGCGTTGGACCGCGGCCGGCTTTATCATCGGCGGCCTGGCGCTGGCCGGGATCCCGCCGTTCGCCGGCTTCTTCAGCAAGGACCTGATCCTGGAGCACGCCTTCGCGCTGGGCATGGCCAGCGGCAACTACATTCCCTATGCGCTGGGCCTGCTGACCGCTTTCGTGACCGCGGTCTACATCACGCGGGCGGTGGCGCTTACCTTCTTTGGCGCACCCGCCGAGGCGGGCGCCCATCCCCACGAATCCCCGCCGGTCATGCTGTGGCCGATGGCGCTCCTGGCGGTTCTGTCGGTGGCCGGCGGGGCGTTGGGTGCGCATGCCGCCGGCGAGCCGCTCCTGCGCTTCCTGGCACCCCTGCTCGGCGCCGCGGAGGTAGAGGGCGCGGCGGCGCCGCACCCCCCGGCCGCGATCTTGATGGGCGTATCGGTTGCGGTGGCGTTTGCGGGCGTGCTGACCGGCTGGATCGTCCACAGGAACCGGCGCGATCCCCACCTGGGGGCGATGGGCACGCTGCTGGAGCAGCGCTGGTACGTTGACGCGCTCTACGACCGGAGCATCGTCGCCCCCGGCCACGCGACGGGCCGCTGGATGGCCGGCCCGGTGGATCTTGGAGTGATTGACGCGGCGGTGAACGGGGTGGGCCGTCTGTTCGCGGCGCTGGGAGCCGCATCCCGCCGGCTGCAGACCGGCTACGCCCGGCAGTACGCGCTCAGCGTGCTGATCGGCGCGGTGTTGATCGTTGGGTATTGGATCCTGAGGTAGCGTGATGCTGACGATGCTGATCTTCCTTCCGCTGGCCGGCGCGCTGGGTATCGCGCTGCTGCCGCGCGGGCGGGAGGGGGCCGTGCGCTGGGCCGGGCTGGGCGTGAGCCTCCTGGTGTTGCTGGCCGCGGCGAGGGTGTTCCAGGCGTTTGACGCGTCCTCCGGCGCGATGCAGATGGTGGAGCAGGCGCCGTGGGTGCCGGCGCTCGGGATCAGCTACCGCGTGGGAGTGGACGGGATCTCGCTGCTGCTGGTCGGCCTGACCGCCGTGATCTTCCCGATCGCGCTGCTCAGCTCGTGGGCGGCGATTGCCGATCGTGTCAAGGCATTCACGATGGCGATCCTGGGTCTGGAGACCGCGGTGCTCGGCACTTTCCTGAGTCTCGACCTCATCCTCTTCTACGTATTCTGGGAAGCGGTCCTCATCCCCATGGCGTTCCTCATCGCGCTCTGGGGCGGGCCCAACCGCCGCTACGCCGCGATCAAGTTCTTCCTGTACACGATGGCGGCCAGCGTGCTGATGTTGATCGCGATTATCGCGACGCACGTGCTGGGAGCCGTGCTCCTGTGGGAGCGCACTTTCGACATAGAGCGCCTGGCCACGATGGTGCTGCCCGTCCGCACGCAGGGATGGCTGTTTGCCGCTTTCGCCCTGGCCTTCGCCGTGAAGGTGCCGATCTGGCCGCTGCACACCTGGCTTCCAGACGCGCACACCGAGGCGCCGACCGCGGGCAGCGTGATCCTGGCCGCTATTCTATTGAAGATGGGAACCTACGGGTTCATGCGGTTTGGGCCGGCGCTGTTCCCCGATGCCCTGGTGGCGTCGGCGCCCCTGCTGGCCGCTCTGGCGATAGTCGGGATCCTCTACGGCGCCGCGGTCTCGTGGGCGCAGACCGACCTGAAGCGCCTGATCGCGTTCAGCAGCGTCAGCCACCTGGGGTTCGTGATGCTGGGGATTGCGGCGATGAACGAGCAGGGATTCCAGGGCGCGCTCATCCAGATGGTCAACCACGGCGTCAGCACCGGCGCACTGTTCCTCATCGTGGGCGTGCTATACGACCGGACGCACTCGCGCGAGATCGCCGACTACGGCGGCGTGGCCGCGCGCATGCCCAGGTTTGCCGCGATCTTTACGATCGTGTTGCTCTCCTCGGCTGCGCTGCCCGGGACCAACGGCTTCGTGGGCGAGTTCCTGATACTGCTCGGCGCCTTCCGAACCTCGACCTGGTGGGCCGCGCTGGGTGTAGGTGGGGTGATCCTGTCCGCGGTCTACCTGCTGTGGGCCTACCAGCAGGTGATGCACGGGCCGCTGGTGGCGAAGCATCCCGAGCGGCTCGTGGAGCTCACCCGGCGGGAGGTGCTGGTGTTTGTGCCGCTGATCGCCCTCATCTTCGCCATCGGCGTCTATCCCAAGCCGCTGCTGGACCGGTCGGAGGCCGCGGTTCAGGCAGCGCTTGAGCGGCTCAACCGTGTCGTGAGGGTGCAGCGATGATTTCCCCTCCGGTTGTGGACCTGACCCTCATCCTGCCCGAGATGATCGTGCTGGGCGTCGCGCTCCTGGTGCTGATGGCGGATCTGTGGCTGGCGCCGGAGCGCCGAGGATACCTGGTGGCGGCAAGCCTGGTAGGTGTGCTCGCCGCGGCCTGGGTCGCGGCCGGGGCAGCAGATGGGGTCTCGTTTGCCGGGATGTACGTGCGCGATGCCCTCACGCGCGTCGGCCAGGTCGTGGCGCTGGCGGCGACCGGGCTCGGCGTGCTCGTCGCCCCTGAGTACCTCCGGCGGTACAACCTGAACCGCGGAGAGTACTACGTGCTGGTCCTGACCGCAGGCGCCGGCGCGATGCTGATGGCGGCCAGCCGCGATCTGCTGATGCTGTTCCTGGCGTTGGAGACGCTCTCCATCCCGCTCTACGTGCTGGCGGCCTGGGCGCGCGGCAACGCCCGGTCCCAGGAAGCCGGCATGAAGTACTTCCTGCTCGGCGCGTTTGCCAGTGCGTTCTTCCTGTACGGAATCGCGCTGCTCTACGGCGAGACCGGCACGACCCGTCTCCCCGACCTCGCCTCCGCGCTTGCGCAGCAGCCCGCGGGCATCTCTGCCGCGGCCGGTGTGGGGCTGCTGACCATAGGCCTGGGGTTCAAGGCCGCGCTGGTGCCGTTCCACGCCTGGGCGCCCGACGTATACGAGGGCGCGCCGCTTCCCGCGGTTGCGTTCATGTCGGTCATCGCCAAGATCGGCGCGTTCGTAGCGCTGCTGCGGGTGTTTCCGCTGGCGCTGGGCGCACTGGCCGACCAGTGGACCTTGGTGCTCGGAGTGCTGGCCGCGCTGACCATGATCGTCGGCAATCTGGCCGCGCTGGCGCAGTCCAGCTACAAGCGGATGCTGGCGTACTCGAGCATCGCCCACGCCGGCTACCTGCTGGTGGGCGTGGCGACCGCGACGCCGGCCGCGGCGTCGGCGGTGATGACCTACCTGGCGATCTACGCGGCGATGGGCACCGGCGCCTTTGCGGTGGCCGTGGCGCTGGAGCGCGGCGGGGGAGAGGCCGACCGGATCGAGGACTACGCGGGATTGGCAGGCCGCGCGCCTCTGCTGGCCGCGGCCGGGGCGCTGTTTCTGATCTCGCTGGCAGGGCTTCCGCCGACAGGCGGCTTCGTGGCAAAGCTGGGCATCTTCGCCGCGGCGGTCGAGACCGGCAGTGTGGCGGGCCTGGCGCTGGCTTTGATCGGGGTGCTGACCAGCGTCGTCTCGGTGTACTACTACATGCGCGTGGCCTACGTGATGTACGCTGGCGAGGTCGACCCCCCCAGCGGTGTGCGCCTGCACGCAAGCCCGTTGGTGAACGTTGTGCTGCTCATCACCGCCGCCGCCGTTGTCTATGCTGGCGTTCTGCCGGGGGCGGTTACCTCATTTGCGCAACAGGTGGGCGCGCTGCTCTCCAGGCTCTAGGCTGCCCGCTTCGCCCTGGCACCGCCCCGCACCAACACCCACGCTCCCCAGGCGATCAACAGCACGGCCGGGATCTGTCCCAGGGTAAGGAATCCCACAGCCCTCACATCGCTGCGCAGCGCATCCAGGAAGAGCCGGCCGATCGAAGTAACCACCACAATCGTCCAGAACACCTGCCCTTCGAACCGCCGGTTCAAGGCGATCTTCCGGACGGCCAGCAAGATGACCGCGGCGAAGATCATCTCGTAGATCTGAAGTGGATGCCGCGGCAGGTCGGGCGCTGTGGGGAACCGCACGCCCCAGGGAAGGGTCGTGGGATCGCCGTAGAGCTCGCCGTTGGCGAAGTTGCCGAACCGCACCAGGATGTTACCGATCGGGATCGCCCAGCCGAAGGTGTCGGCCAGGGACCATACCGAGATGCCGTGGCGACGCGCCGCCCAGGCGAGGTAGAGCAGGCCCGCGACGATCGCGCCGTGCGAGGTCAGCCCTCCGTGGTCCAGGCGGATGATCTCCACGAGGTTGCGGAATCCCGCCGGATGGGAGAGCACATACCCCAGGCGTGCGCCGGCCAGGGCCACGATGACGAAGGTCACGATTGTTTGATCCAGGACCGGGGCGGAGACTCCGAACCGCGGTCCAACGCGGTAGGCAACGAAAATGCTGACGGCAATCGTGGCGGCCAGCATCACGCCGTACCACCGGATCGCCAGGGGGCCGATCTGAATGAGCACCGGGTCCATGGGCGGTGTCAGTGTAGCATCGAGTCCTGGAGCGCTCAAGGCGCCGGGACCATGCAGGGTTTCGGCAGCCTGAGGAGGAACCCGCGAAGCGCGGAGGGATGGGATGCTGGACGTGCTGCCGGATGTGCTGCCGTTGGGCGATCCCAGGCTCAGGCTCGTCTCCGCCCGCGTCGGTGACCTGACCGACCCATCGTTCGCACTGGACGCCCGGCGCCTGGTGGAGACGCTTGAGGCATTCCGCGCGCGGCACGGGTTCGGGCGGGGGATAGCGGCGCCTCAAATCGGCGTTGCCCGGCGCTTCATCGCCCTGAACCTGGGGCAGGGGCCGTTCGTCATCGCAAACCCCGAGATCACCTGGGCCAGCGCGCAGACCTTTACCATGTGGGACGACTGCATGTGCTTTCCCTACCTCCTGGTCCGGGTGCGGCGTCATCTGTCCATCTCGGTCCGCTACACCGATGAGCAGGGGCAGGAACGCGAATGGGTCCGGCTCGACCAGCCCACCTCGGAGCTGCTGCAGCACGAGATTGACCACCTGAACGGCGTTCTAGCCATTGACCTGGCCATAGATCGCGACTCGATCATCAGCCGTGCGGCGTTCGAGGCCTCCCCGGACCTGTTTCGCGCGCAGGTAGACTACGCCATAGGGGGCTAGGACATGGGGATCCTGGCGCGTGCCCGCAAGGCGGTGATTTTGGTACTGGCAGTCTTGTTGGTCGGTTGGCCGTCTTCTCTGCCGGCGGTCGGCCAGATCGTCCTAGAGGACGTGGTTGCCCGCGGGTTCGAGGTCGCTGTTTCGATCACGCCGGTTGACCTGAGTCTGGAGATGGTGGGAGGCGATCTGCGTTTCCTGAGCCGGGGCACACTGCGCGGGACCGCCCGGGTCGCCCTGGAGATCACGGCTGAACAGCCGGTCTCTCGGGTCAGGATGGACCTGTCGTCTGTGCTGACCGTGCGTTCGGTACAGGCCGAGGGCGCCAGGGTTGCCTTCACACGGACGGGTTCACAACTGCTTCTAACCTTTGACCCGGCGCTGTCTCCCAAGGCGCGCCAGACCGTGACCATCGAGTACGACGGACAGCCTCTCTTTCTTTACAACGAGTTTGTGCTGCTGCACACCAACGCCCTGTACCCGGTTCTGGTCAGCCCGTTCGGCGATTACTCCACCAACATGGGCCGGGTGAGCGTCCAGGTCACCGCTCCGACGGGTTTTGCGGCCGTGTCCACGGGCCGGCAGGTCTCCGCAGAGGGGAACGTGGTGCGGTGGGACTCCGAGGTCGAGGTGCCGTGGGTCGCGCTGGCCGGAGGCAGGCGGCACCGGCGGGTGGACCGGACCGCCGGCGGCGTGCGGATGCAGATCTACGTGATCCCGGGCGAGGAGCGCAACCTCGACAAGCTGGCCGGCTTCACCGGGCAGGCCGTGGAGTTCTTCGGCCGGCTGCTGTACCCGTTTCCGTATGCCGAGCTGAAGGTGGTCTCGCTGATCGTGGTCGGCGGGGGCATAGGGTACCCTGCGCTGCTGCTGATTGACGACCGTGCTTTCAGCGGCACGATGCCCGGCGCGCTCAACCGTGACTCGTGGCTCTTCCTCCTGATGGCACACGAGGCCGCCCACTCCTACGTGCCCAGCCGGACCGTGCCCAAGGGGGTGGGGTTCGTCTGGCTGTCGGAGGGGTTCGCCGAGTACCTGGCTCTTATGGCCGTAGAGGCCGTGATGGGGCCGGAGGCGTTTGCCCGTGAGCTGCAGGAGGAGAGGGACGACTACGCCGTGATCGCCGGCAAGCCAGAGGACAGGTCAATCGCATCGTTCACGTTCGCCAACTACGGGCCGCGCGCTTCGCGCCGCGTGATCTACTCCAAGGGGAGCCTGGTGCTCCACATGCTGCGGTTCGTGATAGGGGACTATGCGTTCCGGCGCTCGCTGGCGGCCTTCTTCCAGCGGACCCGAGGGCGGGCGGCGCGCGTGGACGAGTTCCGGGAGGTGGCGGAGGAGATCTCCGGAGCGAAGCTCGAATGGTTCTTCGACCAGTGGATTTCCCAGGTCGTACTGCCCGACTACGTTGTGGCCTCTGCCTCCACGACCCGGACGGATGAGGGTGAGTTCCGAACCACCGCGACGATCCGCAACACGGGCACCGGCACGATGCCTGTGGAGGTGGCGTTTGGCACCGGTGAAGGCCGGGTGGTGCGCCGCGTCGAGGTGCCCGGGGGCGGCGAGATCGCGGTGGCGGTTACGACCCCGGCTACGATCAAGGAGGTCGAGGTTGATCCAGGTAAATGGCTGATCCAGTCGAACTATAAGAACGACAGGTTCGAAATCCGATAACAGCGGCCCCGGTTCACCCCGGGCCGAGAGGAGTAAGAGATGACCGATCGCAAGAAGGTTACGCTGCCGTCGCTGATGAGGAAGATGGCCGACGGCGTCCCGATCACGATGATCACCTGCTACGACTACGCCATGGCCGACCTGGTCGAAAAGGCCGGTGTGGACATCGTCCTGGTGGGAGACAGCCTGGGGATGACCATGCTCGGCTACGCCGGTACCCTGCCCGTGACGATGGACGACATGATGCGGCACACTCAGGGAGTACGGCGCGGCACGCCAAACAGCTGGCTGATCGGCGACATGCCGTACATGTCCTACCAGCCGTCCGTGGAGAGCGCGATCCGCAACGCGGGCCGGTTCATGGCCGAGACCGGGTGCGACGCCGTGAAGCTGGAAGGCGGAGCTGAGATGGCCGACCGGATGGCGGGCATCACCAGGGCAGGCATCCCTGTCATGGGGCACCTGGGGCTCACACCCCAGAGCGTGTCGGCGCTTGGCGGCTTCAGGGTACAGGGCAAAGACGCGGCGCACGCCAGGAAGATCGTTGACGACGCCAGGGCGCTCGAGGAGACCGGGGCCTTCAGCATCCTGCTGGAGATGGTGCCCGACCGGGTGTGCGCGCTGATCACCGAGCGGTCGAGCATCCCCATCATCAGTCTCGGCTCCGGGCTGGCGGCCCACGGCCAGCTCCTGATCTTCCACGACATGTTCGGCCTGTACCCACGCTTCAAGCCCAGGATGGCCAAGGTATACGGCAACGCCGGGGAGGTCATCCTGAATGGCCTCAAGCAGTACGTGACCGAGGTGACAGGCCGCCAGTTCCCGCAGCCGGAACACGGGTTTGGAATTGACGACGAGCAGATGGCTGAATTGAAGCGAAGCCTGGGAGAATGACGAGAGGTGGCGGTGCGCCATGACCGAGGAACTCCGGAGCAGGCTCGGCATCTCAGAAGCCAACCTAGACGCCATAAA
Proteins encoded in this window:
- a CDS encoding NADH-quinone oxidoreductase subunit N; the encoded protein is MISPPVVDLTLILPEMIVLGVALLVLMADLWLAPERRGYLVAASLVGVLAAAWVAAGAADGVSFAGMYVRDALTRVGQVVALAATGLGVLVAPEYLRRYNLNRGEYYVLVLTAGAGAMLMAASRDLLMLFLALETLSIPLYVLAAWARGNARSQEAGMKYFLLGAFASAFFLYGIALLYGETGTTRLPDLASALAQQPAGISAAAGVGLLTIGLGFKAALVPFHAWAPDVYEGAPLPAVAFMSVIAKIGAFVALLRVFPLALGALADQWTLVLGVLAALTMIVGNLAALAQSSYKRMLAYSSIAHAGYLLVGVATATPAAASAVMTYLAIYAAMGTGAFAVAVALERGGGEADRIEDYAGLAGRAPLLAAAGALFLISLAGLPPTGGFVAKLGIFAAAVETGSVAGLALALIGVLTSVVSVYYYMRVAYVMYAGEVDPPSGVRLHASPLVNVVLLITAAAVVYAGVLPGAVTSFAQQVGALLSRL
- a CDS encoding NADH-quinone oxidoreductase subunit J, whose product is MEWVIFVPAAATAVAGGVAVITARQPVHSAIALLVVLAAMAVNYLLLAAQFIAVLQVIIYAGAIVVLFLFVIMLLHARSGEGPVEKLPRQRGAAAVFAALFLAALLAGSLAAARPLAPAPEGFGTAQQVGEALFVTYLLPFEMASVILMVGIVAAVVVVKRGPPAGRGGR
- the lgt gene encoding prolipoprotein diacylglyceryl transferase, which codes for MDPVLIQIGPLAIRWYGVMLAATIAVSIFVAYRVGPRFGVSAPVLDQTIVTFVIVALAGARLGYVLSHPAGFRNLVEIIRLDHGGLTSHGAIVAGLLYLAWAARRHGISVWSLADTFGWAIPIGNILVRFGNFANGELYGDPTTLPWGVRFPTAPDLPRHPLQIYEMIFAAVILLAVRKIALNRRFEGQVFWTIVVVTSIGRLFLDALRSDVRAVGFLTLGQIPAVLLIAWGAWVLVRGGARAKRAA
- the nuoL gene encoding NADH-quinone oxidoreductase subunit L; this translates as MSFVPLILVWPLLGWLVNGLAGRRFSRTVSGLVACATVGASFATAALALAAYVQASAAQAASAAEGASQTALSVIVPLFTWLGAGDLWVQASLQVDALSLTMALVVSGVGFLIHVYSIGYMAHDPDVSRYFAYLNLFIFAMLLLVMAGNLLVLFVGWELVGVCSYLLIGFWFARPAAAAAGRKAFVVNRIGDAAFLLGLFLLFTALGTLDIPEIRNRVGELPDGLRLAAALLLFAGATGKSAQLPLHVWLPDAMEGPTPVSALIHAATMVTAGVFLVARLDTLFLSSPNALAVIAIIGALTAFYAATVALRQHDLKRVLAYSTISQLGYMFVAMGALAPAIGIFHLVTHAFFKALLFLSAGSVMHAMHDVIDMRRLGGLARTVRWTAAGFIIGGLALAGIPPFAGFFSKDLILEHAFALGMASGNYIPYALGLLTAFVTAVYITRAVALTFFGAPAEAGAHPHESPPVMLWPMALLAVLSVAGGALGAHAAGEPLLRFLAPLLGAAEVEGAAAPHPPAAILMGVSVAVAFAGVLTGWIVHRNRRDPHLGAMGTLLEQRWYVDALYDRSIVAPGHATGRWMAGPVDLGVIDAAVNGVGRLFAALGAASRRLQTGYARQYALSVLIGAVLIVGYWILR
- the nuoH gene encoding NADH-quinone oxidoreductase subunit NuoH gives rise to the protein MISVVLVAAIKSVLILATVLAGFAYATLLERRLLARFQLRHGPNRVGPFGLFQPIADGIKLIFKENFVPAAADRFVYWLAPTISMVAALFVYAVIPIGPDIRFFGTTVPLYVADVNVGILLVLGASSIGVYGVILGGWSSNNKYALLGCLRSGAQLISYELAIGLAVVSVVLTAGSLSLVDIVNAQQRLWFVAFQPVGFLIFFIGALAETNRAPFDLPEAEQELIAGFHTEYGGFKFAMFYAGEYVGVITMSLLVTTLFLGGWHGPLLPGPLWVAIKTFAFVCLFIWIRATMPRVRHDQLMAFGWKVLVPLGLLNVVATAVIVALVGG
- a CDS encoding NADH-quinone oxidoreductase subunit M — translated: MLTMLIFLPLAGALGIALLPRGREGAVRWAGLGVSLLVLLAAARVFQAFDASSGAMQMVEQAPWVPALGISYRVGVDGISLLLVGLTAVIFPIALLSSWAAIADRVKAFTMAILGLETAVLGTFLSLDLILFYVFWEAVLIPMAFLIALWGGPNRRYAAIKFFLYTMAASVLMLIAIIATHVLGAVLLWERTFDIERLATMVLPVRTQGWLFAAFALAFAVKVPIWPLHTWLPDAHTEAPTAGSVILAAILLKMGTYGFMRFGPALFPDALVASAPLLAALAIVGILYGAAVSWAQTDLKRLIAFSSVSHLGFVMLGIAAMNEQGFQGALIQMVNHGVSTGALFLIVGVLYDRTHSREIADYGGVAARMPRFAAIFTIVLLSSAALPGTNGFVGEFLILLGAFRTSTWWAALGVGGVILSAVYLLWAYQQVMHGPLVAKHPERLVELTRREVLVFVPLIALIFAIGVYPKPLLDRSEAAVQAALERLNRVVRVQR
- a CDS encoding peptide deformylase; translated protein: MLDVLPDVLPLGDPRLRLVSARVGDLTDPSFALDARRLVETLEAFRARHGFGRGIAAPQIGVARRFIALNLGQGPFVIANPEITWASAQTFTMWDDCMCFPYLLVRVRRHLSISVRYTDEQGQEREWVRLDQPTSELLQHEIDHLNGVLAIDLAIDRDSIISRAAFEASPDLFRAQVDYAIGG
- the nuoI gene encoding NADH-quinone oxidoreductase subunit NuoI, with the protein product MPGLFRQSIALLRGLLITGRYLFRPPVTILYPEVKTRVAPRFKGRHWLTLYADGVERCVGCELCVIVCPSQAIYVRAAENTPERQISKGERHADQFQINMLRCIFCGFCEEACPTGSIVLGQDYELAGYSRASLIYTKPMLTEPYPGASGRDPGREV
- a CDS encoding M1 family aminopeptidase, translated to MGILARARKAVILVLAVLLVGWPSSLPAVGQIVLEDVVARGFEVAVSITPVDLSLEMVGGDLRFLSRGTLRGTARVALEITAEQPVSRVRMDLSSVLTVRSVQAEGARVAFTRTGSQLLLTFDPALSPKARQTVTIEYDGQPLFLYNEFVLLHTNALYPVLVSPFGDYSTNMGRVSVQVTAPTGFAAVSTGRQVSAEGNVVRWDSEVEVPWVALAGGRRHRRVDRTAGGVRMQIYVIPGEERNLDKLAGFTGQAVEFFGRLLYPFPYAELKVVSLIVVGGGIGYPALLLIDDRAFSGTMPGALNRDSWLFLLMAHEAAHSYVPSRTVPKGVGFVWLSEGFAEYLALMAVEAVMGPEAFARELQEERDDYAVIAGKPEDRSIASFTFANYGPRASRRVIYSKGSLVLHMLRFVIGDYAFRRSLAAFFQRTRGRAARVDEFREVAEEISGAKLEWFFDQWISQVVLPDYVVASASTTRTDEGEFRTTATIRNTGTGTMPVEVAFGTGEGRVVRRVEVPGGGEIAVAVTTPATIKEVEVDPGKWLIQSNYKNDRFEIR
- the nuoK gene encoding NADH-quinone oxidoreductase subunit NuoK gives rise to the protein MVPTSAYLALSAVLFTIGVVGVLVRRNALIVFMSIELMLNSVNLAFIAFARQHLGIDGQVIVFFVLVVAAVEVVVGLALIVEIFRSRSTVDIDDVDLLRG